AATGTACACCACCATCTCTCGTCTACTGGCAGGTCAAATACTggtggtgaaaatctcattctccaccAGGATTTGAACTGAGCTGAGACCACCATTGCACAGGCATGAGTTAATGACCTCAGCTACAGAAGTGGGTATGTAAGGTGTAATGGTCTTTCGGAATTTTTCTGTCCAGAATGGTTATACAAAAAAAGGCATTAACAAGGTAGTATACTACACAAAAATGCTTACACTGTTTCACtaaaaaaaactacagcacccagaatgggaggaagaaacaaaatgaacCTTCACAAGTTGAGAGGATGTGTTAAGTTATTTCTGCGATTATAAAATCAAGTCAGATTTACAAAGGACTCTGTGTTATGTACCCAGTTATCATTATGTGTTGCACCCCCTTTGGATTGGATGTATGTtccagttgggaagggtgtcataaagctgttgtattcactcctgaggcaaacTGACCACAACTGTTACAATGGATCCTTGATGTCCTGGatgctggcactgggatggagttgatgtcTGAGCTGGTCCACACACTCTATTGGGACAGACCTGGAGAACACAATGActatgggagtacctcaacaccaCAAACACAGTTCATGGTGACACCTGTCGTGTGGAACAGCATTGTCCtgttgcctctccaaaacactggaataaTGAGACCTCCACATACTGTTGCCATACTTACTGACAGGGATCACCCAGTGTAGCCCAACAGAGTgactcatcactaaacacaatgtgacaccattcaACAGTAATGCAGTTTCCTCATCACAGTAGCACCATTCTGAAcagagccatttgtgttgtggcgtCAATGGTAGTATATGCATGGCACAGCAATTTCCTGGCTTGGCTGCTATTAgtctgaccaatggtgcaggagGGCAGAGAATattgcaaggagtccattacttgttcagtGGCAGGTGCAAATTTGATAGGCTGATGATTTGCTTAGTGCACAATATGGTGGTCCTTACTTGTCCTCAGGTTTTGATGCAGTCCAACATAGGACCCACTGTCACAATTAAattccccacaaatctggatattgtatgATTCAACCAGTCAGTCAAAAAGAGACCTGcaatgaggctcctttcaaacGGTCAGGTGCTGAAAATGTTGTCTTGAGTGAGTACACTGCACCTCCATGTTCCTCATAGTGAACATTCAACAACTGACACTGCTCACACCCTTTGTACACACTAGGAAGCATAGTAACAGCATTAAATATGAACAACACTAAGGCAACATGGTGGCCATTCCACCTATCATAGACAATCGTAACTATAATCACTTATGTATCATCTGATGGTGTACCTGTGTACAAAATGGCACATTCGACCATgccttctgtgtgcttcacttttttgtaagCCAATGTACATCATCGAAAGAGTGATTGTTTTGATTGAAAAATACTATCCTGCCCTTCTGTTATTACTTTCGGGAGTTTTCATAATTTAAGTATTAGAATTTTTTATAACTAGCACGCAGAAgtctctcttttgtgtgtgtgttttgctctcTAATTTATTATAAATATAGCAGCAGTCAAAATTAGTGCGCTGTATACTAAAATCAACATATGAAAAGCTTGTAGCAGGATTGGTATTCATGTTTGGCATTGCACGCACAATATACCAGATAAGTTTATTTTAGTTATGTAGACACATCTGGTTTGCTGAAGTACCAAGCATGAATGTATTTCACAAATCGTTTTCTTTGTGGGCACAAAATCAATACAAGATTCATTGGAATCAATAACATTTAAATGATGTCTTAATTTAACCTTAATTGTTACatgatagataaaaaaaatgtaCATCACCTGTATTGTATAGTGAAGTGTATCAAGCTCCTCTTTACGAGCTTGTTCCTTTGCAGTTTCCTTCCTCGTCTGTCTATTATACTCTATGTACAGTATTCCAGCAGCAACTCCGAATATAATTCCTTCTCCCAGCAGGTTTGCACCTAGCTCTATGGCCATTGCTTCATTCAGGCTTGGAATGTTCACAGGTTTACCCAGGTTCATTATCCACATCTTTGCTTTCACCTCGCACCAATTGTAGACTGCAGGTCAGGTACAGAGATGGCTATTAGAATGGACAAAATGTTTATATTATTTGCACACTATAAGAGATGGTTTGGGGTTTTTCACGGCTTCTAAACAAGGCAGTATTTACATGGATACTCAAGAAAATTATTTGTGGTTTAATTACACACATCTTCTCcgtgaaaatgaacaaaaatgccaGCCTTAGTAAACCATGGAATAAAAACACACActtaaatggaaataaaattttgacaaagctgtgaaaacaatattttttatgGCTGGAGGAACTTCGCATTTCGGTACCTTACAACTGTCCTTGAATACAAATTGCAATTTTCTGTTTATTAGTGACAACTAAGGATGTGTAATCTGCTGTGTTTACATTCCAATTAGGAAACTAATTTACTTACACTGTGCTGGTGGCATACATATGTAAGTACGAAAAAAAGGGCTAGCCTTAGCGCGCTCTTTGACAGCATTTGCTATTGGTTTACTTATTTGTCGCAACAGTAAAGAGCCGAGTTTGGCTATTGGAAAAGCACCCACTACCATTTCTACGCGTGCAAGTTCAGTTCGGCATACTAGCCCCCAGGCTCGCCAACCGAACTGAAACTTACGGAAGATGTGCAAAGTCCCAGAAGTGCAGCTACGGATACGAAGCGAGCAGTTTTGGCGGGACGTTCAAATTTCCCTGATTTTACGCGCCGTTCAACACGAAGACAGTCTGATCTGTATAGTCGCCCACTATATTGTATTATCATTGAAAAGTACATGAATAAGGTGAAATTAAGTGCAATTTCTAAAGTGCACCTACTGCATGACATATATTCGTTCTTAACTGATTCCAAAATCGCGATGTGGCAAGTCGCTTCTTGTTGCACATCACTCGCACTGACGCCGCTTGCTATAATTTGTAACCGTGTTAATTATGAGTTAACAGAAAATACAACTtataagaaacagaagaaaatgcaactCTGTAACAGAGTCCAAAGCACAAATTCAACTTCTTCAAATTGAAGAGTTGGGAGAAAAAACATGGTACTACACACTTTGTTAAAAATTGAGCTATGATACCTTTGAGACTGTCCATGTCATAAGCCACCAGGATACCTAGTAGTTCCACCAAAAATCCAACAGATGGCAGAGTAATACATATTTTACTGAGCCACAATCGCAGCATCTAAAATTCATACGTTGGCTTCCCACAGACGCAATGGGAGGGTCTAGTGGGATTTGTCCCTCTAAGAGGCAAAGGAAACACAGAGTGTAATTGAATTCTGAAGATCTTAATGATAGTAATATGTTGTTTGAAGAATCTGGCAGTGAGTATAATTCATCCAATGATGAAGAAAGAGATGAAGATCATAATATCACCAATGTAGTTACTTGACTCATCATGCATTTAGATTATGTTGgttaatatgttttgatcttggaaAACTAATCACATTTCTTTGTGCATATTATGAATAAACAGATGTAATTCAAAACATTATTGGACTACCTTCTATGCATTATAAGCTGTTGAACtactttggttggttgatttggagggggggggggggatgggaccaAGAAGTGAGGTCATCATTTCTAATAGAACTACTTTTTGCAATCGTCTGCACATATTTATTTGGCTTACTATCTTTTGAACTTGTGAAATGAACACTTGCAAAAGTTACAGTTCTGAAGCTAATAGGCTAACGGCAGTGTTATTGTTGATATTTTCAGTTcgctggaaaaagaagaaaaacacaggCGAATCTTGAAAGTACACAAACCATGACAGAACCATTTGAGGTGCAGGAGAGTGTAATGAAAATGTtcgttttaaaaaaataaaattaaccaaTGGAAGGAAACCTAAGAGGAACACTGGCCTTGAATACGCAATGGTTAACAAAGGAATAATTATGGGAAATAGGTCATGACTGTGAGTGCAAGAAACAGTGTTTTGTAAAGCTTCCACAAGAACttgagaaaaatattttcagaattctGGGGCACAAAAAACTATGATCTCCAAAACTCGTACTTTCTTGGATGAACCAAAGTCATCCCAATTAAAGGTAGATACACGAAGAATAGTGATGGAAATAGAAGATCTAATAGTGTGGTGTATATCATTTTGAAGCAGTAGTTCGTAAAGTAGCATTTCTAAACATACGTGGACTTCAAAAATCGAGGTGAAGGGTTGATATTATGGTTTAAAAATTAGCTCTAGGTCAGAACATCCATTCTTTGGACCAGAGAGGCCTTCATGGTACTAAAAATAATGCTTTTAGGGACGATGAGAGAGAGTATATAACTGACCACATTAACAAAATTCCGAAATACAGGAGTCATTACAGCTGGAAAGGTAACCCACAAAGGGGTTGTATTGGACATGAACACTCAAttagaagtatttatttatttgcacatctagttatgtaggaccaaattgaggagcaaatctccagggtcatggaatgtgtcagtacataaaaCTACAACATGAAAgtgataacaaataaaataaaatgtttgtgaatccAAAAAAGTGAAGCTATAAGTTTAAGTagatgcagtcaacaatataacataagaatcagattaatttttcaacaaactcctcaacagaatagaaggagtgacccatgagaaaacccttcagtttcgatttgaaagtgaatGGATTACTTTCAGATTAAGTCAATAATTTCTGCAAAGAAAATGTACTAAAGCCTGTTTCCTTCGACAAGCAGAGAAAAATATTCAGAACACTGACTACACATTTCAAGTATCCAAAGAGTGACACATGTAAAACATGTGACACACGTTCCCTGAAAATTAAAgactacaaattaaaaaatgataCTGAGTTACTCCATGAGTTAGAAGTTCGACAAGAATAGCACTATAGAAGAGCACAAGCtggatttacaaaaataaaagaaaacataattCAGCCAAAGCTAAAGAAGATACTTATACGTTCACATTTGACCTTCAACAAGCACTGCCTCTTCCTAATCTGAGTACAGGCCCAGCGTTTTATTTCAGGAAACTGTGGTGCTACAATTTTAGTGTAGATGACTGCAAGTCTGAACTAGGTTACTTCTAAGTTTGAGATAAACCAACTGCTGGCCGTGGATCGAAGGAGATCATAAGCCATTTAAAGAAGCATATTTAGAAGTTTAATGTGAGAGGAAAGGAACTTGTTTTCAT
The Schistocerca gregaria isolate iqSchGreg1 chromosome 1, iqSchGreg1.2, whole genome shotgun sequence genome window above contains:
- the LOC126352475 gene encoding putative OPA3-like protein CG13603, whose amino-acid sequence is MVVGAFPIAKLGSLLLRQISKPIANAVKERAKASPFFRTYICMPPAQFYNWCEVKAKMWIMNLGKPVNIPSLNEAMAIELGANLLGEGIIFGVAAGILYIEYNRQTRKETAKEQARKEELDTLHYTIQELYFTTERQDAQIRELTRMIVDLECEVSHKSWLGRIKHPKHAHHPAPDTEMHVVPDRHLHSSETNHASSRKIVEKDNESETSFVLRALEMLRADMEGRR